The following proteins come from a genomic window of Blastococcus sp. HT6-30:
- a CDS encoding TM0106 family RecB-like putative nuclease: MQRLDGRLVLSPTDLTHHQECRHLTRLDLGVAAGEWAAPEAETTDELQLVFDRGVAHEQKYLESLRAAGKTVAEIDTVFDAAGRRRAEAETVEAMRSGVDVVYQGTFFDGAWGGQADFLLRVEVPSSFGGWSYEIADTKLARKLKVAALLQMATYAERLTVLQGVAPGGIHVVTGDGVSRPWRLIDVAAYARRARARLEAFTAAPPSTAPAPIGYCDQCRWAEKCTTELREADDLGLVAFMRGDHRDALRAVGIPTLAALATALPGQLAASGIGADARSRLQQQAAEQLKERTTGESSRTLLDPVDGLGLLRLPPPSAGDLYLDFEGDPWFEDGAGIEYLAGIGDRSGGFTALWAHDRPAEKQLVADLVDRIVSAVQADPAMHVYHYAPYEVTALKKLTGGYGVREAELDQLLREERFIDLYPVVRQSMRISKESYSIKKVEAFYGRSHGGAVASALGSVLEYEAWLEDGDQARLDGIEAYNKDDVDSTRELHDWLEQQRAELEALHKPLPRPEVAVVAPDARVTEAQAAEQELTDRLHAAGHELLGDLVGWHRREDRPAWWEVYRLQDLDAEELVGDGTALGGPAFVGYLGPEKKSSLYEYSFPVQDTKLSAGDDALDVGTAKKVGTVFGVDAAAGRLVLKTTAAEPPRPRGLGPGGPLNTAGLRAAIADTGEDVLAGRDCLGQALVERRVPAGTRLREGETTTDAIVRLGLALDGEVLAIQGPPGSGKTTAAAALIRELLDAGKKVGVTATSHAVIGNLFKAVGRPALQKCEESQHCGSGDVAWSNDNAVVARKLLAGDVNLVGGTAWFWTRADVAEAVDVLVVDEAGQFSLANAVAVARGARSMVLLGDPQQLAQPTQAVHPGESGASALEHLLDGHATIPADRGVFLDRSYRMHPSLTAFVSDLAYEGRLEAADGRERVAVLGEGALSGSGLRVHPVEHALTAADKCQQEAAAVAELWRSVQGSTWRNHLGEEAPIGPADVLVVAPYNAQVALIKAALPDGARVGTVDKFQGQEAPVVLYSMTSTSADEAPRGVSFLYDLNRLNVAVSRAQALAVVVLSPLLLDAPVRTPEQLRRVNALCRLVESATVV, from the coding sequence ATGCAGCGACTCGACGGGCGGTTGGTGCTGAGCCCGACTGATCTGACACACCACCAGGAGTGCCGGCACCTGACCCGGCTGGACCTCGGCGTGGCCGCAGGGGAGTGGGCAGCGCCGGAGGCCGAGACGACTGACGAGCTGCAGCTGGTCTTCGACCGCGGCGTGGCCCACGAGCAGAAGTACCTGGAGTCGCTGCGGGCCGCCGGGAAGACGGTCGCCGAAATCGACACCGTCTTCGACGCGGCCGGGCGCCGCCGGGCGGAGGCCGAGACGGTCGAGGCGATGCGCAGCGGCGTCGACGTCGTCTACCAGGGGACCTTCTTCGACGGTGCCTGGGGCGGCCAGGCCGACTTCCTGCTGCGGGTCGAGGTGCCATCGTCCTTCGGCGGCTGGTCCTACGAGATCGCCGACACCAAGCTCGCCCGCAAGCTGAAGGTCGCCGCGCTGCTGCAGATGGCGACCTACGCCGAGCGGCTCACCGTGCTGCAGGGGGTGGCCCCGGGCGGCATCCACGTCGTCACCGGCGACGGCGTCTCGCGCCCGTGGCGACTGATCGACGTCGCGGCGTACGCCCGCCGCGCGCGGGCCCGGTTGGAGGCCTTCACCGCCGCTCCGCCGTCGACCGCTCCGGCACCGATCGGCTACTGCGACCAGTGCCGTTGGGCGGAGAAGTGCACGACCGAGCTGCGGGAGGCCGACGACCTCGGACTGGTCGCCTTCATGCGCGGCGACCACCGCGACGCCCTCCGCGCGGTGGGGATTCCGACGTTGGCGGCGCTTGCCACCGCGTTACCGGGGCAGCTCGCGGCGTCGGGCATCGGTGCCGACGCGCGCTCCCGGCTGCAGCAGCAGGCGGCCGAGCAGCTTAAGGAGCGGACGACGGGGGAGTCGTCGCGGACGCTGCTCGACCCGGTCGACGGACTGGGGTTGCTCCGGCTGCCGCCGCCGAGCGCCGGCGATCTGTACCTCGACTTCGAGGGCGACCCCTGGTTCGAGGACGGCGCCGGCATCGAGTACCTCGCCGGCATCGGCGACCGGTCCGGCGGGTTCACCGCGCTGTGGGCGCACGACCGCCCGGCGGAGAAGCAGCTGGTCGCCGACCTCGTCGACCGGATCGTCTCGGCGGTGCAGGCCGATCCGGCGATGCACGTCTACCACTACGCGCCCTACGAGGTGACCGCGCTCAAGAAGCTGACCGGCGGCTACGGCGTCCGCGAGGCGGAGCTGGACCAGCTGCTGCGCGAGGAGCGGTTCATCGACCTCTATCCCGTCGTCCGGCAGTCGATGCGGATCAGCAAGGAGTCGTACTCGATCAAGAAGGTCGAGGCCTTCTACGGGCGCTCGCACGGCGGCGCGGTGGCCAGCGCACTGGGCAGCGTCCTGGAGTACGAGGCCTGGCTGGAGGACGGCGACCAGGCGCGGCTGGACGGCATCGAGGCCTACAACAAGGACGACGTCGACTCGACCCGTGAGCTGCACGACTGGCTGGAGCAGCAGCGCGCCGAGCTGGAGGCGCTGCACAAGCCGTTGCCGCGGCCGGAGGTCGCGGTGGTGGCGCCGGACGCGAGGGTGACCGAGGCGCAGGCCGCCGAGCAGGAGCTGACCGACCGGCTGCACGCGGCCGGGCACGAGCTGCTGGGCGACCTCGTCGGCTGGCACCGCCGCGAGGACCGGCCGGCGTGGTGGGAGGTCTACCGGCTGCAGGACCTCGACGCCGAGGAGCTGGTGGGGGACGGGACGGCGCTGGGCGGGCCGGCCTTCGTCGGATACCTGGGCCCGGAGAAGAAGAGCTCGCTGTACGAGTACTCGTTCCCGGTGCAGGACACGAAGCTCTCCGCCGGCGACGACGCGCTGGACGTCGGCACGGCCAAGAAGGTCGGGACGGTGTTCGGGGTGGACGCCGCGGCCGGGCGGCTGGTGCTGAAGACGACGGCTGCCGAGCCGCCGCGGCCGCGCGGGCTCGGCCCCGGTGGGCCGCTCAACACCGCCGGCCTACGCGCGGCGATCGCCGACACCGGCGAGGACGTGCTCGCCGGGCGGGACTGCCTCGGCCAGGCACTGGTCGAGCGTCGCGTTCCCGCGGGAACGCGGCTGCGCGAGGGCGAGACGACGACGGACGCCATCGTGCGGCTCGGCCTGGCGCTGGACGGCGAGGTGCTGGCGATCCAGGGACCGCCGGGCAGCGGCAAGACGACGGCCGCCGCTGCGCTGATCCGGGAGCTGCTGGACGCCGGGAAGAAGGTCGGCGTCACGGCGACGTCCCACGCGGTCATCGGCAACCTGTTCAAGGCGGTCGGGCGGCCGGCGCTGCAGAAGTGCGAGGAGAGCCAGCACTGCGGCTCCGGCGACGTGGCCTGGTCGAACGACAACGCGGTGGTGGCGCGAAAGCTGCTCGCCGGCGACGTGAACCTGGTCGGCGGGACGGCGTGGTTTTGGACCCGGGCCGATGTGGCGGAGGCGGTCGACGTGCTGGTGGTCGACGAGGCCGGGCAGTTCTCGCTGGCCAACGCCGTCGCCGTGGCACGGGGTGCGCGGTCGATGGTGCTGCTGGGCGACCCGCAGCAGCTGGCCCAGCCCACGCAGGCGGTGCACCCGGGGGAGTCGGGCGCCTCGGCGCTAGAGCACCTGCTCGATGGGCACGCGACCATCCCTGCCGATCGCGGGGTGTTCCTCGACCGCTCGTACCGGATGCACCCGTCGCTGACGGCGTTCGTCTCCGACCTGGCCTACGAGGGCCGGCTGGAGGCGGCGGACGGCCGGGAGCGGGTGGCGGTGCTGGGGGAGGGGGCGCTGTCCGGCAGCGGGTTGCGGGTGCACCCGGTCGAGCACGCGCTGACGGCGGCGGACAAGTGCCAGCAGGAGGCCGCCGCCGTCGCGGAGCTGTGGCGGTCGGTACAGGGCTCGACTTGGCGGAACCACCTGGGGGAGGAGGCGCCGATCGGGCCGGCGGACGTGCTGGTCGTCGCGCCCTACAACGCCCAGGTGGCGCTGATCAAGGCGGCGCTGCCGGATGGGGCGCGGGTCGGCACCGTGGACAAGTTCCAGGGCCAGGAGGCGCCGGTGGTCCTGTACTCGATGACGAGCACCAGTGCCGACGAGGCGCCGCGCGGGGTGTCGTTCCTGTACGACCTGAACCGGCTGAACGTGGCGGTGTCGCGGGCGCAAGCGCTGGCGGTCGTGGTGCTGAGCCCGCTGCTGCTGGATGCGCCGGTGCGGACGCCGGAGCAACTGCGGCGGGTGAACGCGCTGTGCCGGCTGGTGGAGTCGGCGACCGTCGTCTGA
- a CDS encoding very short patch repair endonuclease: MTSPDSGATGGRRQPAPITAGRARNLAAIRRTNTKPEVALRSLLHRRGRRFRKDYRLDLPDARVRPDVVFTKSRLAVFVDGCFWHVCPEHGRQPTHNEWYWTPKLRRNVERDRQADAALAAAGWRVVRLWEHVTPEAGAAIVEAALDHDHEPPPEAAAPTATRSQ; encoded by the coding sequence GTGACATCTCCAGACTCTGGAGCCACAGGTGGCAGGCGGCAGCCGGCACCCATCACTGCGGGACGCGCCCGGAACCTAGCAGCCATCCGTCGGACCAACACGAAGCCCGAGGTCGCACTGCGTTCCCTCCTGCACCGCCGCGGGCGACGGTTTCGCAAGGACTATCGACTGGACCTGCCGGACGCCCGGGTACGCCCCGACGTCGTCTTCACGAAGTCGCGCCTGGCCGTGTTCGTCGATGGTTGCTTCTGGCACGTCTGTCCGGAACACGGACGCCAGCCGACGCATAATGAGTGGTACTGGACACCCAAGCTGCGCCGCAATGTTGAGCGGGATCGACAGGCAGATGCGGCCCTAGCGGCGGCCGGTTGGCGCGTTGTCCGCCTATGGGAGCACGTCACGCCGGAAGCGGGCGCCGCCATCGTAGAGGCTGCTTTGGACCACGATCATGAACCGCCCCCTGAGGCAGCGGCGCCCACGGCAACCAGAAGCCAGTAG
- the dcm gene encoding DNA (cytosine-5-)-methyltransferase — protein MFEVVEICAGAGGQAIGLERAGFEHALAVELDGFACETLRQNRPDWKVVQGDVADRNLWTPADYEGVALLAGGVPCPPFSIAGKQLGASDERDLFAWAVELCINEVKPRALLLENVRGLSMPRFAAYRQHVLDRLASAGYVGDWRLLHASSFGVAQLRPRFVLVALKEEDASYFRWPEQSSLQRTVGETLRDLMGANGWPHVDAWVQLANDIAPTLVGGSKKHGGADLGPTRAKRAWRELGVDGLGVANEAPGPDHPHPDIKLPKLTVQMVARLQGWDDAWGWRLAGRKTAQYRQVGNAFPPPLAEAVGRSIMRALEHADEPHDMPELASPTLHDPVYRVLKEAEEFLTPSAILGRLTVPYDAIKLERRIAHLSRDFDIEMKETKSGPAYRLGEFKAFIGQPDHERHDVFANRAGRSRIS, from the coding sequence ATGTTCGAGGTCGTGGAGATCTGCGCTGGCGCCGGAGGGCAGGCGATCGGGCTCGAGCGCGCGGGCTTCGAACACGCCCTTGCGGTCGAGCTGGATGGCTTCGCCTGCGAGACCCTCCGTCAGAACCGACCCGACTGGAAGGTCGTCCAGGGAGACGTGGCGGACCGCAACCTATGGACACCCGCCGACTACGAGGGCGTGGCGTTGCTCGCGGGCGGAGTCCCCTGCCCGCCCTTCTCCATCGCCGGCAAGCAGCTGGGGGCCAGCGATGAGCGCGACCTCTTCGCCTGGGCCGTCGAGCTTTGCATCAATGAGGTGAAGCCGCGTGCGTTGCTGCTCGAGAACGTTCGGGGGCTGTCCATGCCCCGGTTCGCCGCCTACCGGCAGCACGTCCTGGACCGCTTGGCCTCGGCCGGCTACGTAGGCGATTGGCGCCTGCTCCACGCCTCGAGCTTCGGTGTGGCTCAGCTGCGCCCGCGCTTCGTCCTAGTCGCCCTGAAGGAGGAGGACGCCAGCTACTTCAGGTGGCCCGAGCAGTCGTCACTTCAGCGGACCGTTGGCGAGACCTTGCGTGATCTGATGGGGGCGAACGGATGGCCGCACGTCGATGCCTGGGTGCAGCTGGCGAACGACATTGCTCCTACCTTGGTCGGTGGTAGTAAGAAGCACGGCGGCGCTGACCTTGGGCCCACGCGAGCTAAGCGGGCCTGGCGCGAGCTAGGCGTGGACGGACTCGGTGTGGCGAATGAGGCTCCCGGGCCAGACCACCCGCATCCGGACATCAAGCTTCCTAAGCTAACGGTTCAGATGGTCGCCCGGCTGCAGGGCTGGGATGACGCATGGGGTTGGAGACTGGCCGGGCGGAAAACGGCTCAGTACCGCCAGGTGGGGAACGCTTTCCCGCCCCCGCTGGCAGAGGCGGTCGGGCGCTCGATCATGCGGGCACTAGAGCACGCCGACGAGCCCCATGACATGCCAGAGCTCGCGAGCCCAACCCTGCACGATCCGGTGTATCGCGTGCTCAAGGAGGCGGAAGAGTTCCTCACCCCGTCCGCCATCCTTGGCCGACTGACGGTGCCCTACGACGCCATCAAGCTTGAGCGGCGAATCGCACACTTGAGCCGGGATTTCGACATCGAGATGAAGGAAACGAAGTCAGGACCCGCGTACCGCCTCGGGGAGTTCAAGGCGTTCATCGGCCAGCCGGACCATGAGCGGCACGATGTGTTCGCCAATCGGGCGGGCCGGTCGCGAATCAGCTGA
- a CDS encoding nucleotide pyrophosphohydrolase, whose translation MSDIHRLTEAMRQFSEERDWARFHDPKSLTLALMGEVGELAELLQWLPAADLDARTREPTLNARLGEEMADVLLYLLRLADVAGVDFSEATATKLQANIARFSVAEHHGRGPSRE comes from the coding sequence GTGTCGGACATCCACAGACTCACCGAGGCGATGCGCCAGTTCAGCGAGGAGCGAGACTGGGCACGCTTCCACGATCCGAAGTCCTTAACGCTTGCTCTGATGGGCGAGGTGGGTGAGCTGGCCGAACTGCTGCAGTGGCTCCCGGCGGCTGACCTTGACGCTCGCACACGGGAACCGACTCTGAATGCTCGGCTGGGGGAGGAGATGGCTGACGTGCTGCTGTACCTCTTGCGACTGGCTGATGTGGCAGGCGTCGACTTTTCCGAGGCTACGGCCACGAAGTTGCAGGCCAACATCGCCCGCTTCTCGGTCGCCGAGCACCATGGTCGGGGCCCCAGCCGCGAGTGA
- a CDS encoding DUF2075 domain-containing protein — protein sequence MPLLRTSARGLADLSSAGRLSTVLAEQMSFQMKRRASVSEMRSWNSSLRVLATDLLQAGLENVEVLLEYQLPLSSKRIDAILAGRHPRRDAPSYVVLELKQWTDAELFEDDAELVVQPTYGRRPILHPVAQVRAYGEYLLDFVASLHGTTDVLAGAAYLHNATHNQVGELYNYPQDELGRLFTQQSRGEFLDFLRSRLAPSDGSHYADRLLHSTIAPSKQLMQVAADEIQRREQFVLLDEQRVAFDLVLHEVEKARRGDHKSVVVVSGGPGSGKSVIALSLLGELNRRGRTAIHATGSRSFTQTLRKVAGKGSRQTQSLFKYFNSFVDADKNGFDVLIADEAHRLRETSANRWTKAEFRTGKRQVDELIDAARVPVLLLDQNQVVRPGELGTVQDIEKAARERGLDVHHVDLSAQYRCGGSEAYIDWVERLLGLRPGGPVPWTGDENFEVRVAASPSAMETELRRYLDEKYGARMAAGYCWPWSDPQKDGSLVPDVRIGDWQRPWNLKGERSVGGAPPSALWASDPAGFGQVGCVYTAQGFEYDWNGVLIGPDLVWRTDRWVAVRSHNKDPDFRNRSKVSDQEFDVLVRNVYKVLLSRGMRGTLLFSTDPGTQALLQRLVPATA from the coding sequence TTGCCACTGCTGCGCACCTCCGCCCGAGGTCTGGCCGACCTGTCGTCGGCCGGCCGCCTGAGCACCGTCCTCGCCGAGCAGATGTCCTTCCAGATGAAGCGTCGCGCCTCCGTTTCCGAGATGCGGTCCTGGAATTCCAGCCTCCGGGTGCTCGCCACCGACCTGCTCCAGGCGGGTCTGGAGAACGTCGAGGTGCTGCTGGAGTACCAGCTGCCCTTGAGCAGCAAGCGCATCGACGCCATCCTGGCCGGGCGCCATCCGCGGCGGGACGCCCCGTCGTACGTCGTGCTCGAGCTGAAGCAGTGGACGGACGCCGAGCTCTTCGAGGACGATGCCGAACTCGTCGTCCAGCCAACCTACGGACGCCGGCCGATCCTCCACCCGGTCGCGCAGGTGCGCGCGTACGGCGAGTACCTGCTGGACTTCGTCGCCTCCCTCCACGGGACGACGGACGTGCTGGCCGGCGCTGCGTACCTGCACAACGCGACGCACAACCAGGTCGGCGAGCTCTACAACTATCCGCAGGACGAGCTCGGCCGCCTGTTCACCCAGCAGAGCCGCGGGGAGTTCCTCGACTTCCTCCGCAGCCGGCTCGCGCCCAGCGACGGCAGCCACTACGCCGACCGCCTGCTGCACTCGACAATCGCCCCGAGCAAGCAGCTCATGCAGGTGGCGGCCGACGAGATCCAGCGCCGCGAGCAGTTCGTGCTGCTCGACGAGCAACGTGTGGCCTTCGACCTGGTCCTCCACGAGGTCGAGAAGGCCAGGCGAGGCGACCACAAGAGCGTCGTCGTCGTCAGCGGTGGTCCGGGCAGCGGGAAGAGCGTCATCGCCCTCTCGCTGCTCGGCGAGCTGAACCGGCGTGGCCGGACGGCCATCCATGCGACGGGATCACGCTCGTTCACCCAGACCTTGCGCAAGGTGGCCGGCAAGGGCTCCCGCCAGACCCAGTCGCTGTTCAAGTACTTCAACAGCTTCGTGGACGCCGACAAGAACGGCTTCGACGTCCTCATCGCCGACGAGGCTCACCGTCTCCGCGAAACCTCGGCGAACCGGTGGACGAAGGCGGAATTCCGCACCGGCAAGCGGCAGGTCGACGAGCTCATTGACGCGGCGCGCGTGCCTGTGCTCCTGCTCGACCAGAACCAGGTCGTGCGCCCCGGTGAGCTCGGCACCGTGCAGGACATCGAGAAGGCCGCCCGCGAGCGCGGGCTCGACGTGCACCACGTCGACCTGAGCGCCCAGTACCGGTGCGGCGGCTCGGAGGCCTACATCGACTGGGTCGAACGGCTCCTCGGATTGAGGCCGGGCGGGCCGGTCCCCTGGACCGGGGACGAGAACTTCGAGGTCCGCGTCGCGGCTTCCCCCTCGGCGATGGAGACGGAACTGCGGCGGTACCTGGACGAGAAGTACGGCGCGCGCATGGCCGCCGGCTACTGCTGGCCATGGAGTGACCCTCAGAAGGACGGGTCGCTCGTACCGGACGTGCGCATCGGGGACTGGCAGCGCCCGTGGAACCTCAAAGGCGAGCGATCAGTCGGCGGCGCGCCGCCGTCGGCTCTGTGGGCGAGCGATCCGGCCGGCTTTGGCCAGGTCGGCTGCGTCTACACCGCGCAGGGCTTCGAGTACGACTGGAACGGTGTCCTAATCGGTCCGGACCTCGTCTGGCGCACCGACCGCTGGGTCGCCGTCCGCTCGCACAACAAGGACCCCGACTTCCGCAACCGTTCGAAGGTGAGCGACCAGGAGTTCGACGTCCTAGTCCGCAACGTTTACAAGGTCCTCCTCAGCCGCGGGATGCGCGGCACGCTGCTCTTCTCCACCGACCCCGGGACCCAGGCGCTCCTCCAGCGACTGGTCCCGGCAACGGCCTGA
- a CDS encoding phosphorothioated DNA-binding restriction endonuclease has translation MPSANPALDEVMGRLASLRQHERDGRRSPHKPLLVLLALGRLANEGSSIVPWSVAEERLADLIAEFGPPSGTGRAQSAAYPFTRLRRDGVWTLDKDVPDDRVSPLRTGVTGHLEGSLERLLREHPALVSSAARSLVDAHFPSTIAPDVLLAVGLDPELVDDDAGGAPLPKSERRRSHTWPAAVLEAWDRQCAFCGFDGQAGGVPVGLEAAHIRWFKLDGPDSLDNGLALCSLHHKLFDRGMLGLDDDLAIVVSQRFSARTAHGRAIYDLHGQRLSPRPGTTLPAEKHVVWHREQVFHGSPLVV, from the coding sequence ATGCCATCGGCGAACCCGGCGCTGGACGAGGTCATGGGGCGGCTGGCGTCGCTCCGTCAGCACGAGCGGGACGGTCGTCGCTCTCCGCACAAGCCGCTACTGGTCCTGCTGGCTCTTGGTCGACTCGCGAACGAAGGATCCAGCATCGTCCCGTGGTCGGTCGCCGAGGAACGGCTCGCGGATCTGATCGCCGAGTTCGGGCCGCCGTCCGGGACAGGTCGCGCGCAGAGCGCCGCCTATCCGTTCACCCGCCTCCGCAGGGACGGCGTCTGGACCTTGGACAAGGACGTCCCGGACGACCGCGTGAGCCCGCTGCGCACCGGCGTCACCGGGCATTTGGAGGGCAGCCTCGAACGCCTGCTGCGTGAGCATCCCGCGCTGGTGTCGAGCGCCGCACGGAGCCTGGTGGACGCCCACTTCCCGTCCACGATCGCACCGGACGTGCTGCTCGCCGTCGGGCTGGATCCCGAGCTCGTCGACGACGACGCCGGCGGAGCGCCGCTACCGAAGAGCGAACGACGGCGCAGCCACACCTGGCCGGCAGCCGTCCTGGAGGCCTGGGACCGGCAATGCGCGTTCTGCGGCTTCGACGGCCAGGCGGGGGGCGTGCCGGTCGGGTTGGAGGCCGCCCACATCCGCTGGTTCAAGCTGGACGGCCCCGACTCGCTCGACAACGGGTTGGCCCTCTGCTCGCTGCACCACAAGCTGTTCGACCGCGGCATGCTGGGGCTGGACGACGACCTGGCGATCGTGGTGTCCCAGCGCTTCTCCGCTCGGACGGCGCACGGACGCGCGATCTACGACCTCCACGGCCAGCGGCTGTCCCCACGTCCCGGGACAACCTTGCCTGCTGAGAAGCACGTGGTGTGGCACCGGGAGCAGGTCTTCCACGGATCACCCCTGGTGGTCTGA
- a CDS encoding enoyl-CoA hydratase/isomerase family protein: protein MADELIAALDEVDAKPEIGALVIRAGGKSFCAGGEIATLTSVGKDPAAPDAHEGMGAICDSLYRLAQCKVPTVAAVRGSAVGAGMDMLLATDLQIIARDRGCWPLPQARGAPGRWALRHSVAGDRP, encoded by the coding sequence ATGGCCGACGAGCTGATCGCGGCGCTCGACGAGGTGGACGCCAAGCCGGAGATCGGGGCCCTCGTCATCCGGGCGGGGGGCAAGTCGTTCTGCGCCGGCGGCGAGATCGCGACGCTCACCTCGGTGGGCAAGGACCCGGCGGCCCCGGACGCTCACGAGGGCATGGGCGCGATCTGCGACTCGCTCTACCGGCTGGCTCAATGCAAGGTGCCCACCGTGGCGGCCGTGCGGGGGTCGGCGGTGGGCGCCGGCATGGACATGCTGCTGGCGACGGACCTGCAGATCATTGCTCGCGACCGCGGCTGCTGGCCGCTTCCTCAAGCGCGGGGTGCACCCGGGCGGTGGGCACTTCGCCATTCTGTCGCTGGTGATCGGCCGTGA
- a CDS encoding ParB/Srx family N-terminal domain-containing protein, with protein MQPVFDELPIDDLRFDADNPRMPTHLDGKDVTAVLSFMLEDAGLLDLMRSISSQGFFPGEPLLVSSATEDTYTVVEGNRRLAASILLNNPDLAPTRKTAVKAVAESGQVPGTLPVLIFPERADILKHLGYRHVTGIKEWDPLAKARFLRQRYEGETGSPQDRFKALARSIGSRSDYVARLLTALALYNRTQDNEYYGIRELGEDDVDFSLFPSALAYSNIVEFLGLSSSRDIELNGLVDDSLRSLARWIFEEGPSGRTILGESRNIRILSEVVASPRALAALKGGATLDEASRMGGAASEAFRAAVGISRENLELAAEYLRDADDLTEADVESVDRVRRLSLEVRNAVRTVVEGDE; from the coding sequence ATGCAGCCTGTCTTCGACGAGTTGCCGATCGACGACTTGCGGTTCGATGCCGACAATCCTCGAATGCCGACCCACCTGGACGGGAAGGACGTAACCGCCGTCTTGAGCTTCATGCTTGAGGACGCCGGCCTCCTCGATCTCATGCGTTCCATTTCCAGTCAAGGATTCTTTCCGGGGGAACCTCTACTAGTCAGTTCGGCCACTGAAGACACCTACACGGTTGTCGAGGGAAATCGGCGGCTCGCGGCGAGCATCCTCCTCAACAACCCTGATCTCGCACCTACGCGCAAGACCGCCGTCAAAGCAGTCGCCGAGTCAGGACAAGTCCCCGGAACCCTACCGGTTCTGATTTTTCCAGAGCGAGCCGACATCTTGAAGCATCTCGGGTATCGCCACGTTACCGGAATCAAGGAGTGGGACCCGCTGGCGAAGGCGCGGTTCCTACGCCAACGTTACGAGGGAGAGACCGGCTCGCCACAGGACAGGTTTAAGGCCCTGGCGAGGAGCATCGGAAGCCGTAGCGATTATGTTGCCCGCTTGCTCACAGCACTAGCGCTCTACAACAGAACTCAGGACAACGAATACTACGGTATCCGTGAATTAGGAGAAGACGACGTCGACTTTTCACTCTTCCCTTCGGCGCTCGCCTACAGCAACATCGTTGAGTTCCTTGGCTTAAGCTCTTCACGAGACATCGAGCTTAATGGGCTAGTGGACGACAGCTTGCGATCATTGGCCCGTTGGATATTTGAAGAGGGGCCGTCTGGCAGGACTATCCTCGGCGAGTCTAGGAACATCCGGATTCTGTCAGAGGTCGTGGCTTCACCCCGAGCGCTCGCAGCTTTAAAAGGCGGAGCGACCTTGGACGAGGCTTCGCGGATGGGCGGCGCAGCCTCGGAGGCATTCCGTGCGGCGGTGGGAATCAGTCGGGAGAACCTAGAACTCGCGGCCGAATACCTTCGCGACGCGGACGACTTGACTGAGGCCGACGTCGAGTCTGTGGACAGGGTGCGGCGCTTGAGCCTTGAGGTACGGAACGCCGTCCGAACCGTCGTCGAGGGCGACGAATAG
- a CDS encoding restriction endonuclease, giving the protein MVSSVPSTRVLTWPVLEAVKGLGGSATIPEITEAVVKSMELSEEQQSIPHGQGRTELEYRLAWARTRLKLLGLLDNSRTGVWSVTDRGQRVATADEVARLFKAYRAAKKAAGAGSGTGDVDADLDNPEFDEDQADDVGNWRDQLLQVLKNMEPDAFERLAQRLMREAGFTNVNVLGKSGDGGIDGVGTYRQSLVSWTVYFQCKRYQSSVGSSAVRDFRGAMSGRGEKGLLITTGTFTASAKDEATRDGAPSVDLVDGLRLCDLLQKYGLGVSSVPRTVYDVTVLPEFFESL; this is encoded by the coding sequence ATGGTCTCGAGCGTTCCGTCGACGCGTGTACTGACCTGGCCTGTGCTTGAGGCGGTCAAGGGACTTGGTGGCTCCGCCACGATCCCCGAGATCACGGAGGCCGTCGTCAAGTCGATGGAACTATCCGAAGAGCAGCAGTCCATCCCTCATGGACAAGGGCGGACGGAGTTGGAGTACCGACTCGCGTGGGCCCGTACCCGACTGAAGCTCCTCGGCCTGCTCGACAACAGCAGGACCGGCGTCTGGTCGGTAACCGATCGCGGCCAGCGAGTGGCAACGGCCGACGAGGTCGCTCGGCTGTTCAAGGCGTATCGGGCCGCGAAGAAGGCGGCTGGAGCCGGTTCCGGGACCGGCGACGTCGATGCCGACCTAGACAATCCTGAGTTCGATGAAGACCAAGCCGACGACGTCGGCAACTGGCGCGACCAGCTCCTCCAGGTGCTGAAGAATATGGAGCCGGATGCCTTCGAACGTCTCGCGCAGCGGCTGATGAGAGAGGCGGGCTTCACCAACGTCAACGTGCTCGGAAAGAGCGGCGACGGCGGCATCGATGGCGTTGGCACCTATCGGCAGTCGTTGGTCTCATGGACCGTCTACTTCCAGTGCAAGCGGTACCAGAGCTCCGTCGGATCGTCGGCCGTCCGCGACTTCCGCGGTGCCATGAGCGGCCGTGGCGAGAAGGGCCTGCTCATCACCACCGGCACCTTCACGGCCAGCGCCAAGGACGAGGCCACACGGGACGGCGCCCCTTCAGTCGACCTTGTGGACGGCCTCCGACTGTGTGACCTCCTGCAGAAGTACGGGCTCGGCGTTTCAAGCGTCCCGAGAACGGTCTATGACGTGACGGTGCTGCCCGAGTTTTTCGAAAGCCTGTAG